One part of the Augochlora pura isolate Apur16 chromosome 3, APUR_v2.2.1, whole genome shotgun sequence genome encodes these proteins:
- the LOC144478951 gene encoding uncharacterized protein LOC144478951: MLLPRTCILLIALAGAASCEKHEEEDASAVFLEAAKTFFSNKDGISGLQGLANAFVQPDTGKQGNDILGGNGNIDGIGQIISGIGSMFASSGNRQGFDYSMIGSVLEGMLNTGKESNNVGREADGKPELSIDFEGLLNLGTTLFGQNSGNPDMLMGLLPMLMQNLGGDTEADGQTKSHDHSGHSWYMPPILENLHVMWEHFSNSELGQTLWKNSGLAHFVGQMTDPNGRIQYEKILDSFENPALRRRWIRALTNYVGEWISHVSDPQIQQRYLNTAQFVGNSFLKSQGFPKTAMFDAMRPVESLSRLVNAVATRHLGMKIDSSQYIRPAVAYVQELITLASEKGFIMSRVNAREISNRLSEVINYDIVDPMLKSYRAYKWSIKRPQCASQILCTINEKNEQNKQHSPLRSGVLKASSYPAAWAVSNKLGTSFWTLYGAITEHDKCVQKYPAMCTDFHEEEIRVTTESVHSEL; encoded by the exons ATGTTGTTGCCGAGGACGTGTATCCTGCTGATCGCGCTGGCCGGTGCGGCGAGCTGCGAGAAGCACGAGGAGGAAGACGCATCGGCGGTGTTTCTGGAGGCGGCGAAGACCTTCTTCTCGAACAAGGACGGCATAAGCGGGCTGCAGGGACTGGCGAACGCGTTCGTCCAGCCGGACACCGGGAAACAG GGAAACGACATTCTAGGCGGCAATGGGAACATAGATGGCATCGGGCAGATCATCTCGGGCATCGGCTCGATGTTCGCTAGCAGCGGAAACCGTCAAGGGTTCGACTACTCGATGATAGGATCGGTTTTGGAAGGCATGCTGAACACAGGAAAAGAGAGCAACAACGTCGGCAGGGAGGCCGATGGCAAGCCGGAGCTCAGCATAGACTTCGAGGGTCTGCTAAACCTGGGGACTACGCTGTTCGGACAAAACTCCGGAAATCCGGACATGCTGATGGGCCTCTTGCCCATGCTGATGCAGAACCTTGGCGGCGATACAGAGGCTGACGGCCAGACGAAGTCGCACGATCACTCCGGCCATTCTTGGTACATGCCGCCTATTTTGGAGAACCTGCACGTGATGTGGGAGCACTTTAGCAACTCTGAGCTCGGCCAGACCCTCTGGAAGAACAGCGGCTTGGCACATTTCGTAGGACAGATGACCGACCCTAATGGTCGCATTCAGTACGAGAAGATTCTGGACAGCTTCGAGAACCCGGCGCTGCGACGACGATGGATCAGAGCGTTGACGAACTACGTCGGCGAGTGGATCTCGCACGTGTCCGACCCGCAGATCCAGCAGCGGTACCTGAACACGGCGCAGTTTGTCGGGAATAGTTTCCTAAAATCGCAAGGATTTCCGAAGACGGCAATGTTCGACGCCATGAGGCCGGTGGAGAGCCTCTCGAG GTTGGTGAACGCGGTTGCCACAAGACACCTGGGCATGAAGATCGACAGCTCGCAGTACATTCGTCCGGCGGTCGCCTACGTGCAAGAACTGATCACCCTGGCCTCGGAGAAAGGATTCATCATGTCCCGAGTGAACGCCAGAGAGATCAGTAATCGCCTCAGCGAGGTGATCAACTACGACATCGTCGATCCGATGTTGAAG TCCTACCGAGCGTACAAATGGTCGATCAAGAGGCCGCAGTGCGCCAGCCAGATCCTCTGCACCATAAACGAGAAGAACGAACAGAACAAGCAACATTCGCCTCTGCGTAGCGGTGTGCTGAAGGCGTCAAGCTATCCGGCAGCCTGGGCTGTCAGCAACAAGCTGGGAACCAGTTTCTGGACCCTCTACGGAGCCATCACAGAACACGACAAATGCGTC CAAAAGTATCCGGCCATGTGTACGGACTTCCACGAGGAGGAGATCCGAGTTACCACCGAGAGCGTTCACAGTGAACTTTGA
- the LOC144478960 gene encoding ADP-ribosylation factor-like protein 3, which produces MGLLSILRKLRSNPDKELRLLLLGLDNAGKTTILKSLASEDITQVTPTQGFNIKSVQSEGFKLNVWDIGGARKIRPYWRNYFENTDVLIYVVDSADVKRLEETGQELSELLLEEKLRGVPLLVYANKQDLGQAVTAAEIAEGLGLHNIKDRDWQIQACIATDGKGVKEGLEWACKNIKRK; this is translated from the exons atG ggACTGTTGTCGATCTTGAGAAAACTGCGCTCGAACCCCGACAAAGAATTGCGATTGCTCCTCTTGGGTCTGGACAATGCTGGTAAAACGACGATACTCAAGTCCTTGGCTAGCGAAGACATTACACAG GTAACGCCGACCCAGGGATTCAACATCAAGAGCGTGCAAAGCGAGGGCTTCAAATTAAATGTCTGGGACATTGGCGGTGCTCGAAAGATCCGGCCTTACTGGAGAAACTATTTCGAGAACACCGACGTCTTG ATCTATGTGGTAGACAGCGCGGATGTGAAACGATTAGAAGAGACCGGTCAGGAGTTGTCGGAGCTGCTGCTCGAGGAGAAGTTGCGAGGAGTCCCATTGCTGGTGTATGCCAACAAGCAGGATCTAGGGCAAGCTGTGACCGCAGCAGAAATCGCGGAGGGCCTCGGTTTGCACAATATCAAGGACCGGGACTGGCAGATTCAGGCGTGCATCGCCACCGATGGCAAAGGTGTCAAG GAGGGTCTGGAGTGGGCGTGCAAGAACATCAAGAGGAAGTAA
- the LOC144478959 gene encoding uncharacterized protein LOC144478959 isoform X1, translating into MFYYAGFNACTLFSDDGGIDYTVDSFTKVSFSGITDFQIGWGYFLLWKGKELHIFKKDQEGNTSVQLIQIPQSPLNSCKSAAIGKDNIVVLTDSDELWKYKIYETNDSWKKVTNFIPSNDDSDREYPVKVLQGGCTVVLSNLGTHSFSEFINCLIISIKFRGLRSVSIASGRVFNVPTLVEMPKRVKFVDIACGFDHTVLLAENGDVYSMGMGTRGQLGHNDLEDCDNPKLIEALAGLKVVQISAMGWHSAVVTDQGDLYTWGWNTNGELGLPSMDSKVVAVPTLVDFTDDQNEVVETCVKKVECGNTFTLCRTDDGAFWGSGCNKYGQLGQPRETLPSCTKFIKLQIPGAIGSIEDFRCQEWGTLLLTS; encoded by the exons ATGTTTTATTATGCTGGATTTAATGCTTGTACATTGTTCTCCGATGACGGAGGCATTGACTATACAGTGGATTCGTTTACCAAAGTATCCTTTTCTGGAATCACAGACTTCCAGATAGGATGgggatattttcttttgtggAAGGGAAAGGAACTGCATATTTTCAAGAAAGATCAAGAGGGAAACACGAGCGTTCAATTGATACAGATACCGCAGAGCCCATTAAACAG CTGTAAATCAGCTGCAATTGGTAAAGACAATATAGTAGTGTTAACTGACAGCGATGAATTATGGAAATACAAAATCTATGAGACTAACGATTCCTGGAAGAAAGTGACAAACTTTATTCCAAGCAACGATGACTCAGATAGAGAATACCCTGTTAAAGTCCTGCAAGGAGGGTGCACTGTAGTTCTTAGCAACTTAGGTACACACTCTTTTTCCgagtttataaattgtttgattatttctataaaattccgAGGGTTAAGGTCGGTATCGATCGCTTCAGGTCGCGTTTTCAATGTCCCCACGTTGGTCGAGATGCCGAAGAGGGTGAAATTCGTGGATATCGCCTGTGGATTTGATCATACTGTCTTATTAGCAGAGAACGGAGACGTGTATTCGATGGGGATGGGAAC GCGTGGACAATTGGGGCACAACGATCTCGAAGACTGCGACAATCCTAAGCTGATCGAGGCACTGGCCGGTCTCAAAGTTGTTCAAATTTCGGCAATGGGGTGGCATAGCGCCGTGGTCACGGATCAA GGTGACCTGTACACATGGGGTTGGAACACGAATGGAGAATTAGGTTTGCCCTCCATGGACAGCAAAGTAGTCGCTGTACCAACTTTGGTAGACTTCACAGACGATCAGAACGAAGTCGTAGAGACGTGTGTGAAGAAAGTCGAATGCGGAAACACGTTCACCTTGTGCCGAACTG atgATGGCGCATTTTGGGGCAGCGGATGCAACAAGTACGGGCAACTGGGTCAACCCCGGGAAACTCTGCCCAGCTgtacaaaatttatcaaattgcAGATCCCTGGAGCCATCGGAAGCATCGAAGACTTTAGGTGTCAGGAATGGGGCACCTTATTATTAACAAGCTAA
- the LOC144478959 gene encoding RCC1 domain-containing protein 1 isoform X2, whose product MFYYAGFNACTLFSDDGGIDYTVDSFTKVSFSGITDFQIGWGYFLLWKGKELHIFKKDQEGNTSVQLIQIPQSPLNSCKSAAIGKDNIVVLTDSDELWKYKIYETNDSWKKVTNFIPSNDDSDREYPVKVLQGGCTVVLSNLGRVFNVPTLVEMPKRVKFVDIACGFDHTVLLAENGDVYSMGMGTRGQLGHNDLEDCDNPKLIEALAGLKVVQISAMGWHSAVVTDQGDLYTWGWNTNGELGLPSMDSKVVAVPTLVDFTDDQNEVVETCVKKVECGNTFTLCRTDDGAFWGSGCNKYGQLGQPRETLPSCTKFIKLQIPGAIGSIEDFRCQEWGTLLLTS is encoded by the exons ATGTTTTATTATGCTGGATTTAATGCTTGTACATTGTTCTCCGATGACGGAGGCATTGACTATACAGTGGATTCGTTTACCAAAGTATCCTTTTCTGGAATCACAGACTTCCAGATAGGATGgggatattttcttttgtggAAGGGAAAGGAACTGCATATTTTCAAGAAAGATCAAGAGGGAAACACGAGCGTTCAATTGATACAGATACCGCAGAGCCCATTAAACAG CTGTAAATCAGCTGCAATTGGTAAAGACAATATAGTAGTGTTAACTGACAGCGATGAATTATGGAAATACAAAATCTATGAGACTAACGATTCCTGGAAGAAAGTGACAAACTTTATTCCAAGCAACGATGACTCAGATAGAGAATACCCTGTTAAAGTCCTGCAAGGAGGGTGCACTGTAGTTCTTAGCAACTTAG GTCGCGTTTTCAATGTCCCCACGTTGGTCGAGATGCCGAAGAGGGTGAAATTCGTGGATATCGCCTGTGGATTTGATCATACTGTCTTATTAGCAGAGAACGGAGACGTGTATTCGATGGGGATGGGAAC GCGTGGACAATTGGGGCACAACGATCTCGAAGACTGCGACAATCCTAAGCTGATCGAGGCACTGGCCGGTCTCAAAGTTGTTCAAATTTCGGCAATGGGGTGGCATAGCGCCGTGGTCACGGATCAA GGTGACCTGTACACATGGGGTTGGAACACGAATGGAGAATTAGGTTTGCCCTCCATGGACAGCAAAGTAGTCGCTGTACCAACTTTGGTAGACTTCACAGACGATCAGAACGAAGTCGTAGAGACGTGTGTGAAGAAAGTCGAATGCGGAAACACGTTCACCTTGTGCCGAACTG atgATGGCGCATTTTGGGGCAGCGGATGCAACAAGTACGGGCAACTGGGTCAACCCCGGGAAACTCTGCCCAGCTgtacaaaatttatcaaattgcAGATCCCTGGAGCCATCGGAAGCATCGAAGACTTTAGGTGTCAGGAATGGGGCACCTTATTATTAACAAGCTAA
- the LOC144478959 gene encoding RCC1 domain-containing protein 1 isoform X3, which produces MISWMALPGVAANYICFPSCKSAAIGKDNIVVLTDSDELWKYKIYETNDSWKKVTNFIPSNDDSDREYPVKVLQGGCTVVLSNLGTHSFSEFINCLIISIKFRGLRSVSIASGRVFNVPTLVEMPKRVKFVDIACGFDHTVLLAENGDVYSMGMGTRGQLGHNDLEDCDNPKLIEALAGLKVVQISAMGWHSAVVTDQGDLYTWGWNTNGELGLPSMDSKVVAVPTLVDFTDDQNEVVETCVKKVECGNTFTLCRTDDGAFWGSGCNKYGQLGQPRETLPSCTKFIKLQIPGAIGSIEDFRCQEWGTLLLTS; this is translated from the exons ATGATATCTTGGATGGCCTTACCAGGAGTAGCAGCTAATTACATTTGTTTTCCTAGCTGTAAATCAGCTGCAATTGGTAAAGACAATATAGTAGTGTTAACTGACAGCGATGAATTATGGAAATACAAAATCTATGAGACTAACGATTCCTGGAAGAAAGTGACAAACTTTATTCCAAGCAACGATGACTCAGATAGAGAATACCCTGTTAAAGTCCTGCAAGGAGGGTGCACTGTAGTTCTTAGCAACTTAGGTACACACTCTTTTTCCgagtttataaattgtttgattatttctataaaattccgAGGGTTAAGGTCGGTATCGATCGCTTCAGGTCGCGTTTTCAATGTCCCCACGTTGGTCGAGATGCCGAAGAGGGTGAAATTCGTGGATATCGCCTGTGGATTTGATCATACTGTCTTATTAGCAGAGAACGGAGACGTGTATTCGATGGGGATGGGAAC GCGTGGACAATTGGGGCACAACGATCTCGAAGACTGCGACAATCCTAAGCTGATCGAGGCACTGGCCGGTCTCAAAGTTGTTCAAATTTCGGCAATGGGGTGGCATAGCGCCGTGGTCACGGATCAA GGTGACCTGTACACATGGGGTTGGAACACGAATGGAGAATTAGGTTTGCCCTCCATGGACAGCAAAGTAGTCGCTGTACCAACTTTGGTAGACTTCACAGACGATCAGAACGAAGTCGTAGAGACGTGTGTGAAGAAAGTCGAATGCGGAAACACGTTCACCTTGTGCCGAACTG atgATGGCGCATTTTGGGGCAGCGGATGCAACAAGTACGGGCAACTGGGTCAACCCCGGGAAACTCTGCCCAGCTgtacaaaatttatcaaattgcAGATCCCTGGAGCCATCGGAAGCATCGAAGACTTTAGGTGTCAGGAATGGGGCACCTTATTATTAACAAGCTAA
- the LOC144478961 gene encoding uncharacterized protein LOC144478961, translated as MASFWFLDTMALQVLKNKETLDDYCLGVLVSWLAGEMMLVREKKLPRVEFFRLMKKIFHTAADKIPDKNRCPYWDEVVATQPEENPVEETQSDEDKEESPSEDGKDETETFLSNMDPAAVLDTVMESTYAMYANELRYSLVYEVFAEPITVQIYQVPFTIRKPRPAKMTDNKTTPFNIGLRRTFEMHNVFGISKKKTGKGKLLLSMAHTPANSLDDEENLVEKRKFILPLIEANEAMAIFD; from the exons ATGGCGTCCTTCTGGTTCCTGGACACGATGGCGCTCCAAGTTCTCAAGAACAAGGAGACCCTCGACGACTATTGCCTGGGCGTACTGGTCAGCTGGCTCGCCGGGGAGATGATGCTCGTCCGAG AGAAGAAGCTCCCCCGCGTGGAGTTTTTCAGGCTGATGAAGAAGATATTTCACACGGCTGCGGATAAAATACCGGACAAGAATCGCTGCCCTTACTGGGACGAGGTCGTGGCGACACAGCCAGAGGAGAACCCCGTCGA AGAAACGCAGAGCGACGAGGACAAGGAAGAGTCGCCCTCCGAAGACGGAAAGGACGAGACTGAGACGTTCCTCAGCAACATGGACCCGGCAGCTGTGCTGGACACCGTGATGGAGTCTACTTACGCCAT GTATGCCAACGAGCTGAGGTATTCTCTGGTCTACGAAGTTTTCGCTGAACCGATAACGGTGCAGATTTATCAGGTGCCGTTCACCATCCGGAAGCCGCGTCCAGCGAAAATGACGGACAACAAAACGACGCCTTTCAACATCGGGCTTCGTAGAACGTTCGAGATGCACAATGTCTTCGGAATATCGAAAAAGAAGACGG GCAAGGGGAAGCTGCTCTTAAGCATGGCCCATACTCCCGCAAACTCGCTCGACGACGAAGAGAACCTCGtggagaaacgaaaattcattCTGCCTTTGATAGAAGCGAACGAGGCGATGGCTATATTCGATTAG